In a genomic window of Nostoc sp. UHCC 0870:
- a CDS encoding helix-turn-helix transcriptional regulator, whose protein sequence is MTITISQEAFWDLFVEIPETEKKSDGLSPSVGDRWDIFDTICYFPEELGQGLSGGIELRDGLYLSISEHQLHEDLIIKLPERQHPLEYSFYLAGYYEDNHFAVSSGQNRLWGSGLAPKEKYKTFKSEKIIEINVHMETELFCLFMGKEKNQLPQELTHLVRNNHQEYYSRPGTTTPAMQIALQQILNCPYQGMMKRMYLESKVLELMVLLVEEDVSARQGKNDTFALKPDDVERIHHAKEILLQNLENPPSLMELSRQVGLNDCTLKRGFRLVFDTTVFGYLHHHRLEEARKLLVAGEINISQAARRVGFSSRSYFATAFRKKFGINPKEFLIDNSRLSMELNQLIG, encoded by the coding sequence ATGACAATCACAATTTCACAAGAAGCTTTTTGGGATTTATTTGTAGAGATACCAGAAACAGAAAAAAAGTCCGATGGGCTAAGTCCAAGCGTAGGCGATCGCTGGGATATATTTGATACTATTTGCTATTTCCCGGAAGAATTAGGTCAAGGATTGTCTGGTGGAATAGAACTACGAGATGGTTTATATTTATCTATTTCCGAACACCAATTACATGAAGATTTAATTATAAAACTCCCTGAGCGACAACATCCTTTAGAATACAGCTTTTATCTAGCAGGCTATTACGAAGATAATCATTTTGCTGTTAGTAGCGGACAAAATAGATTGTGGGGTAGTGGACTAGCACCAAAGGAGAAATATAAAACATTTAAATCAGAAAAAATCATTGAGATTAATGTTCACATGGAAACGGAGCTATTTTGCCTTTTTATGGGTAAAGAAAAAAATCAGCTTCCGCAAGAATTAACTCATTTAGTCAGAAACAATCATCAAGAATATTATTCTCGTCCTGGTACTACGACTCCAGCAATGCAAATTGCATTACAACAAATTTTAAATTGTCCCTACCAGGGAATGATGAAACGGATGTACTTAGAAAGTAAGGTTTTAGAACTAATGGTATTGCTGGTTGAAGAAGATGTCTCTGCACGTCAAGGTAAAAATGATACCTTTGCACTCAAACCTGATGATGTGGAACGTATTCACCACGCCAAAGAAATTTTGCTCCAAAATTTAGAAAATCCTCCTTCTTTAATGGAGTTATCTAGACAAGTCGGCTTAAATGACTGCACTCTTAAACGTGGCTTCCGGCTAGTATTTGATACGACAGTATTTGGCTATTTACATCATCATAGATTAGAAGAAGCACGCAAATTGTTAGTAGCAGGAGAAATAAACATTTCTCAAGCAGCGCGTAGAGTTGGTTTTTCTAGTCGCAGTTACTTTGCTACCGCTTTTAGAAAAAAATTTGGTATCAATCCCAAAGAATTTTTGATAGATAATTCGCGTTTATCAATGGAACTTAATCAGTTGATAGGATAA
- a CDS encoding helix-turn-helix transcriptional regulator: MVNLISQTEYKRTWQQINQNTHYLEATDNTDFINYCPQHFGRGYHRWIKLRGINLLIVDEKFDDDLYVEYKDINDYEDDIIEFGFNLSGSYSQGNGTESFFDWIYIDEIDKVEDFIIFANKRRLKVDIHLDNQSLLQSFIVNHQEKLPKNLINLIEGNTKKRFYETNIITPEMQLPLEQIINCPFQGISKYIYLEGKCLELIALKLEQLAQNEKPMAKSVVLKKDDIERIYAAKVILIKNINNPPSLIELAHQVGLNDYKLKIGFRQVFGTTVFGYLHQHRMEFSRQLLLERQMSIKEIARTVGYINHGCFAAAFRKRFGVNPKHYRLKS, from the coding sequence ATGGTAAATTTAATTTCTCAAACGGAGTATAAACGCACATGGCAGCAAATTAACCAAAATACTCATTATCTAGAAGCAACTGATAATACCGATTTTATTAATTACTGTCCCCAGCACTTCGGTAGAGGATATCATCGCTGGATTAAGCTACGAGGAATTAATCTGCTGATTGTTGATGAAAAATTTGACGATGATTTGTATGTTGAATATAAAGACATTAATGATTATGAAGACGATATTATAGAATTCGGTTTTAATTTATCAGGCTCATACTCCCAAGGAAATGGTACAGAAAGCTTTTTTGATTGGATTTATATAGATGAAATAGACAAAGTAGAAGATTTTATTATTTTTGCTAACAAGCGACGGCTGAAAGTGGATATTCACCTAGATAATCAAAGTTTACTTCAGAGTTTTATCGTTAATCATCAAGAAAAATTACCTAAAAATTTAATAAATTTGATTGAAGGAAATACTAAAAAAAGATTTTATGAAACCAATATAATTACACCAGAAATGCAGTTACCACTAGAGCAGATTATCAACTGTCCATTTCAGGGAATAAGTAAATATATATATCTGGAAGGTAAATGTTTAGAATTAATCGCACTCAAATTAGAACAATTGGCACAGAATGAAAAGCCAATGGCTAAATCAGTAGTGTTAAAAAAGGATGATATTGAAAGAATTTATGCAGCCAAAGTCATTTTAATCAAAAATATCAATAATCCCCCCTCATTAATCGAACTAGCGCATCAAGTAGGATTAAACGATTACAAGTTAAAAATTGGTTTTCGTCAGGTGTTTGGTACAACAGTTTTTGGTTATTTACATCAACACCGTATGGAATTTTCACGTCAACTGCTTTTAGAACGACAGATGAGTATAAAAGAAATAGCCCGTACCGTTGGTTATATCAACCACGGTTGTTTTGCGGCTGCGTTTCGGAAACGATTCGGTGTTAATCCTAAACACTACCGGCTGAAAAGTTAG
- a CDS encoding TonB-dependent siderophore receptor: protein MSTKLQLFASLWLTGVVVAAKPAWAIPHVSDVELPANTVKELVSQTATPQSLIIVNEVQANPTEKGVEIILQTTVGEQLQISDRSGDNNYIADIPNAQLRLPSGDEFRFSSQQPVEGITEITVSNLDANTIRVTITGETGLPNVALFDTDQGLILSLTPATTAMQAPQQPQVEQPTTEAPPAEPSTPSDQPIELVVTGEQNGYRVRDSSTATKTDTPLRDIPANIQVIPRQVLEDQGAVRLDEALRNVGGVTYSSSFGNRGQDFLIRGFSATNYRNGLREDTGGGSSFNNRTAQETADVERIEVLKGPASVLFGQGEPGGIINLVSKKPLSTPYYNIGFTAGSYDFYRPTLDFSGPLNDDGSLAYRLNIAYESAGSFRDFTDSRRYFIAPSLAWTISPSTKLTLEASYLQDRRTFDRGLLVLNGADRPADLPLSRALFDPRFSKTNYDETRAYVYLDHNFSDDVSLRSAFRYTTSFESDREGSSGLSGGLLDDNRTVRIEAYTGDQFFETYTFQNDLVWGFKTGAIAHKLLLGLEVRNSFARYTAQPLAGQQQAITGGLLDIFEPDYNAIAYTGGYDFYFGGEQKEEKLFGIYLQDQITLLDNLKLVIGGRFDSVTSKQRFGDFREDIDDSAFSPRVGIVYQPSETLSLYANYSRSFVPQGGQSATNTPFEPTQGTQYEIGAKADFLDGRLSATIGAYNITRSNITTADPDNPRFSIQVGEQRARGIDIDVAGEILPGWNIIASYALIDATITQDNTFEVGNRLNNIPQNAASLWTTYTLQSGDLTGLGFGAGAFFVGERTGDLDNSFTLPGYTRVDAAIYYNRNNFRAALNFKNLFGTEYFAGSQNRRAVVPGAPFEVQGTISWQF, encoded by the coding sequence ATGTCAACAAAGCTACAATTATTTGCAAGTTTATGGTTAACTGGGGTAGTAGTTGCAGCTAAACCTGCTTGGGCAATTCCCCATGTGAGTGATGTGGAACTGCCTGCAAATACTGTCAAAGAATTAGTATCACAAACTGCAACTCCCCAATCTCTAATTATTGTCAATGAAGTGCAAGCCAATCCCACTGAGAAAGGTGTAGAGATAATTTTACAGACAACTGTTGGTGAACAACTGCAAATCAGCGATCGCAGTGGTGATAATAACTATATTGCAGATATTCCTAACGCTCAATTGCGTTTACCGAGTGGCGATGAGTTTAGATTCAGTTCCCAGCAACCAGTTGAGGGTATTACTGAGATTACCGTCTCCAACCTGGACGCTAACACTATTCGGGTGACAATCACAGGTGAAACAGGATTGCCGAATGTCGCATTATTTGACACTGATCAAGGGTTAATTTTGAGTTTGACACCTGCTACAACTGCAATGCAAGCACCACAGCAGCCTCAAGTTGAGCAGCCCACAACTGAAGCACCACCAGCAGAACCATCAACGCCAAGTGATCAGCCGATTGAATTAGTGGTGACGGGTGAACAAAATGGGTATCGTGTCAGAGATAGCTCAACAGCAACTAAGACAGATACCCCATTGCGTGATATTCCTGCCAATATACAGGTGATTCCCCGTCAGGTTTTGGAAGATCAAGGGGCTGTACGCTTAGATGAAGCATTGCGTAACGTGGGTGGTGTTACCTACTCTAGTTCTTTTGGTAATCGCGGACAAGATTTTCTGATTCGGGGATTTTCTGCCACCAATTACAGAAATGGGTTGAGAGAAGATACTGGTGGTGGCAGTTCTTTTAACAATCGGACTGCTCAAGAGACGGCGGATGTAGAACGGATTGAAGTTCTCAAAGGCCCGGCTTCTGTTCTGTTTGGACAGGGTGAACCGGGAGGTATCATCAACCTAGTTTCTAAAAAACCACTTTCAACGCCTTACTACAATATTGGCTTCACGGCGGGAAGTTATGACTTCTACCGGCCAACATTGGATTTTTCCGGGCCATTGAATGATGATGGTTCGCTGGCCTATCGCCTGAATATTGCATACGAAAGTGCAGGTAGTTTTCGAGATTTTACCGATTCCAGGCGTTATTTCATTGCTCCCTCCTTAGCGTGGACAATTAGCCCCAGTACAAAGCTGACTCTAGAAGCATCTTATCTCCAAGACAGAAGGACATTTGATCGAGGTCTGCTTGTACTCAATGGTGCAGATCGCCCGGCGGATTTGCCCTTGAGTAGAGCTTTGTTTGATCCCAGGTTCTCGAAAACTAATTATGATGAAACACGAGCTTATGTATACCTTGATCACAATTTTTCTGATGATGTGTCATTGCGTAGTGCATTCCGCTACACGACTAGCTTTGAATCTGACCGCGAAGGGTCATCAGGTCTTAGCGGCGGATTGCTAGACGATAATCGCACTGTAAGAATTGAAGCTTACACTGGTGATCAATTTTTTGAGACATATACCTTCCAAAACGATTTAGTTTGGGGGTTTAAGACAGGAGCGATCGCGCACAAGCTTTTATTAGGTCTAGAAGTGAGGAACTCCTTTGCTCGTTACACTGCTCAACCCCTTGCAGGACAACAGCAGGCCATAACTGGAGGATTGCTCGATATCTTTGAGCCAGACTATAATGCGATCGCCTACACTGGTGGCTATGATTTCTATTTTGGTGGTGAGCAGAAAGAGGAAAAACTCTTTGGTATCTACTTACAAGACCAAATTACCTTATTAGATAACCTCAAACTAGTGATTGGCGGTAGGTTTGATAGTGTTACCTCCAAGCAGCGTTTTGGAGACTTTCGTGAAGATATAGATGATAGTGCATTTTCTCCCCGTGTTGGTATTGTTTATCAGCCTAGTGAAACTCTATCGCTTTATGCCAACTACTCACGGTCATTTGTGCCACAAGGAGGTCAAAGTGCAACCAATACCCCCTTTGAACCAACGCAGGGTACACAGTATGAAATTGGAGCTAAAGCCGATTTTCTCGATGGTCGTCTTTCTGCCACTATAGGCGCGTATAACATCACCAGAAGTAATATTACAACAGCCGATCCTGATAATCCCCGCTTTTCCATTCAAGTTGGTGAACAAAGAGCTAGGGGTATTGATATAGATGTAGCTGGGGAAATTTTACCTGGTTGGAATATTATTGCTTCCTATGCTCTTATCGATGCCACAATTACTCAAGACAACACCTTTGAAGTGGGTAATCGCTTGAATAATATTCCTCAAAATGCAGCTAGTTTGTGGACAACTTATACACTTCAATCTGGTGACTTAACAGGTTTAGGCTTTGGTGCAGGAGCTTTTTTCGTCGGGGAACGAACGGGAGATTTAGATAACAGTTTTACATTACCAGGGTATACTCGCGTTGATGCGGCGATTTATTACAACCGTAATAATTTCCGTGCGGCGTTAAATTTTAAGAATTTGTTTGGTACAGAGTATTTTGCAGGTTCGCAAAATCGGCGCGCTGTTGTTCCTGGCGCACCCTTTGAGGTACAAGGAACAATTTCTTGGCAATTTTAG
- a CDS encoding ABC transporter substrate-binding protein, which translates to MKFWFRNIKLLLLSVCTLILVVACNSSTPQLPSRTNSESVLSDCRVIQHDGGETKICGHLQKIVALSPPILDILLSLGVQPAGYAEVDLLKQKVFDNPSQQIPFLGDRVTSKPVNLGDRHNPSIETLVQLKPDLILGEKFQLQTNYKLFSNIAPTAFFDTGEKTGWKTAMQAIAQGLNREEQAKQAILSHNQLVETVKSQLAPVISGQTIIVLGWNGLSNESFILSSGLITGLLEDLGFQVIVGKADRPNISVETIAEIKADHILVMPTTGSDTIDNAKQEWQNNQILRLIPAVQAGKIYFMDYQLVRIRGPIAAEIFINQIRQLLQS; encoded by the coding sequence ATGAAGTTTTGGTTCAGAAATATCAAACTGTTGCTGCTGTCAGTGTGTACATTGATTTTAGTTGTAGCCTGTAATAGCAGCACACCCCAATTACCCAGCCGTACCAATTCGGAGAGTGTATTATCAGATTGTCGTGTGATTCAGCATGACGGTGGTGAAACAAAAATTTGCGGCCATCTGCAAAAAATTGTGGCTCTGAGTCCACCGATATTAGATATTTTGTTGTCATTAGGGGTGCAACCGGCAGGTTATGCGGAAGTGGATTTGTTAAAGCAAAAAGTATTTGATAATCCCAGTCAGCAGATACCTTTTTTAGGCGATCGCGTCACAAGTAAACCTGTGAATTTAGGCGATCGCCATAATCCCTCTATAGAAACATTAGTGCAACTCAAACCTGATTTAATTTTGGGTGAAAAATTTCAACTCCAGACCAATTACAAGTTATTCTCTAACATTGCACCAACGGCATTTTTTGACACTGGGGAAAAAACCGGATGGAAAACTGCGATGCAAGCGATCGCACAGGGGTTAAATCGAGAAGAACAAGCAAAACAGGCGATCTTATCCCATAATCAACTTGTGGAAACAGTCAAAAGCCAACTAGCACCAGTGATATCAGGGCAAACCATTATTGTTTTAGGCTGGAACGGACTTTCCAATGAATCATTTATCTTATCGTCTGGTTTAATTACTGGGTTGCTTGAAGATTTAGGCTTTCAGGTCATTGTCGGAAAAGCAGACAGACCGAATATTTCTGTTGAAACCATAGCAGAGATTAAAGCCGATCATATTTTAGTTATGCCGACTACTGGAAGTGACACGATCGATAATGCCAAACAGGAGTGGCAAAACAATCAAATTCTGCGCTTAATTCCCGCCGTACAAGCGGGAAAGATTTATTTTATGGACTATCAACTGGTTCGTATTCGAGGGCCAATTGCAGCTGAGATATTTATCAATCAAATTCGTCAACTGTTGCAGTCTTAA
- a CDS encoding Rpn family recombination-promoting nuclease/putative transposase gives MSFDNLCKLLSEKHPQKFASWVLGTPQTEVTVLKTELSIEPIRADYVTFLQLQGRILHLEFQTKIESTPPLSLRMLDYWVRLYRLYRLPITQVVVLLLPPKDESEITTTFTVENTHHQFRVIRMWEENPEPFLQDSALLPLAPLTATNQPQILLEQIVQRVNQVQTTQRPEISAYTQILAGLKFKKDLIKKLFREGMMRESVIYQEILEEGEQRGEQRGRQEGRQEGRQEGERSLVLRLLTRKLGELPPEMREQVETLSLEELENLGEALLDFSSLLDLNAWLAHQ, from the coding sequence ATGTCCTTTGACAATCTCTGCAAACTCCTATCAGAAAAACACCCGCAAAAATTCGCCAGTTGGGTATTAGGGACACCCCAAACAGAGGTTACAGTCCTGAAAACCGAATTGAGTATTGAACCCATCCGCGCCGATTACGTCACCTTTTTACAACTACAAGGCAGGATTTTACACCTAGAATTTCAAACCAAAATCGAATCCACACCACCCCTATCTCTGCGAATGTTAGATTATTGGGTGCGGTTGTATCGGTTGTATCGTTTACCCATCACACAAGTTGTAGTATTGTTACTTCCTCCCAAAGATGAAAGCGAAATTACTACCACCTTTACAGTAGAAAACACCCATCATCAATTTCGAGTAATTCGGATGTGGGAAGAAAACCCCGAACCGTTTCTTCAGGATTCAGCCTTATTACCCCTAGCACCATTAACAGCGACAAATCAACCCCAAATCTTGCTAGAACAAATTGTGCAGCGAGTCAACCAAGTCCAGACAACCCAACGACCGGAAATTTCTGCCTACACCCAAATCTTAGCGGGGTTAAAATTTAAAAAGGATTTGATTAAAAAACTATTTCGGGAGGGTATGATGCGCGAGTCAGTTATTTACCAAGAAATTCTCGAAGAAGGCGAACAGCGAGGGGAACAACGCGGACGACAAGAAGGGCGACAAGAAGGGCGACAAGAAGGGGAACGAAGTCTGGTTTTGCGTCTACTCACTCGCAAGTTAGGAGAATTACCCCCAGAGATGCGCGAACAGGTAGAGACTCTGAGTTTGGAAGAATTGGAAAATCTGGGTGAGGCTTTACTGGACTTTAGCAGTTTGTTGGATTTGAACGCATGGTTAGCCCATCAGTAG
- a CDS encoding helix-turn-helix domain-containing protein — MLQDGTSPQQLTNLKKRDIERIYQAKDIITQNITNPPSLIELARQVQLNERKLKQGFRQIFDTTVFGYLHDYRLEQACQFLMTGQMNVAEVSYAVGFANRSYFAAAFRKKFGINPKDYQGQWRKKSA, encoded by the coding sequence ATGTTGCAGGATGGGACATCCCCACAGCAGTTAACTAATTTGAAAAAACGCGATATCGAGCGGATTTATCAAGCCAAAGATATTATTACCCAAAATATTACCAATCCCCCCTCATTAATTGAATTAGCGCGACAAGTGCAATTAAATGAGCGCAAATTAAAACAGGGATTTCGGCAAATCTTCGATACCACAGTGTTTGGATATTTGCATGATTATCGTCTAGAACAAGCTTGTCAATTTTTGATGACAGGTCAAATGAATGTAGCTGAGGTGTCTTACGCTGTGGGATTTGCTAACAGAAGTTACTTTGCAGCAGCATTCCGCAAAAAGTTTGGTATCAATCCTAAAGATTATCAAGGACAGTGGCGAAAAAAGTCCGCCTAG
- a CDS encoding TonB-dependent receptor plug domain-containing protein, which yields MVCGNLAEKSHVLLAVGVISMLMMQPAQAESDISSLQDVVNPHKSAALLAQESGVIVIQVTGVQANPTEQGVEIILQTTQGEKLQITNRNTENSFIADIPNAQLRLPSGDGFTFRSENPVEGITEITVTNFDGNTIRVTVAGEASVPSVALFDSPEEGLIFSIAGAVASTPSPQQQPEKPESEIQAEQPSTQDNQPIELVVTGQQDGYRVPNASTATKTDTPLRDIPASIQVIPRRILEDQKTKRLQDALENVSGVRKRDNFGGSNAGGYNIRGFDQAGNFRNGFSDNDSYSSVDTANIDRIEVLKGPASVLFGQAEPGGIVNIVTKQPLSTPYYSAEFNVGNYAFYRPSFDISGLLTDDGSLLYRLNVAYQNSESFRDFNFTERIFVAPVITWNISDRTGGK from the coding sequence ATGGTGTGTGGAAATTTGGCTGAAAAATCTCATGTTCTTTTGGCTGTAGGTGTGATTTCAATGCTGATGATGCAACCAGCGCAAGCAGAATCAGATATTTCTAGCCTTCAGGATGTTGTTAATCCTCATAAAAGTGCTGCATTGCTGGCTCAAGAGTCTGGTGTGATAGTTATACAGGTGACAGGAGTTCAAGCAAATCCCACAGAGCAAGGTGTGGAGATAATTTTACAAACAACTCAAGGGGAAAAACTACAAATCACAAATCGCAATACTGAGAATAGTTTTATCGCAGATATTCCTAATGCTCAACTACGTTTACCTAGTGGTGATGGGTTCACATTCCGTTCGGAAAACCCAGTTGAGGGGATTACTGAAATCACGGTAACAAATTTTGATGGCAATACTATTCGGGTGACAGTGGCGGGTGAGGCTAGTGTACCATCTGTGGCTTTATTTGATAGTCCAGAAGAGGGTTTAATTTTCTCGATAGCGGGTGCTGTAGCTTCTACGCCATCACCACAGCAGCAACCAGAGAAACCTGAGAGTGAAATTCAAGCAGAACAACCATCAACACAAGATAATCAGCCGATTGAATTGGTAGTCACAGGTCAGCAAGATGGGTATCGTGTACCAAATGCGTCAACTGCGACTAAGACTGATACCCCATTGCGTGATATTCCCGCTTCGATTCAAGTGATCCCGCGTCGAATCTTAGAAGACCAAAAGACGAAGCGCTTACAAGATGCCTTGGAAAACGTCAGCGGTGTACGCAAACGAGATAACTTCGGAGGTTCAAATGCCGGTGGATATAATATTCGTGGCTTCGATCAAGCTGGAAATTTCCGCAATGGATTTTCTGACAATGACTCTTACTCTTCGGTAGATACAGCAAACATCGATCGCATTGAGGTTCTCAAAGGGCCGGCTTCTGTTCTATTTGGTCAGGCTGAACCGGGAGGAATTGTCAATATTGTCACAAAACAACCCCTTAGCACTCCCTATTATTCAGCTGAATTTAATGTCGGCAATTATGCTTTCTATCGCCCTAGTTTTGATATTTCGGGGCTTCTCACAGATGATGGTTCGCTGTTATATCGGCTGAATGTGGCTTATCAAAACTCTGAGAGTTTTCGAGATTTTAATTTTACCGAACGTATCTTTGTTGCGCCTGTAATTACCTGGAATATTAGCGATCGCACAGGAGGAAAATAG
- a CDS encoding Uma2 family endonuclease produces MVREYSPETQSNSAHEHFPPLQSGDRLTRPEFERRYAAAPHIKKAELIEGIVYVASPLRHELHGKPHSRVMTWLGVYQAMTPGVDLSDAPTVRLDLDNEPQPDAVLLIEPAVGGQTRLSSDDYIEGSPELIVEVAASSAAIDRGSKKQVYRRNGVLEYVIWQSYENQIEWFYLCDGDYHLLSPDADGIIRSQAFPGLWLKVEALLNNQMAQVLEVLQLGLNSSEHGEFVKQLGKN; encoded by the coding sequence ATGGTTAGAGAATACTCGCCCGAAACACAATCCAATTCGGCTCACGAACATTTTCCCCCGCTTCAAAGTGGCGATCGCTTGACTCGCCCTGAATTTGAGCGACGTTATGCAGCTGCACCCCACATTAAAAAAGCAGAATTGATCGAAGGAATCGTTTACGTGGCATCTCCCTTAAGACATGAACTGCATGGTAAACCTCACAGTCGAGTCATGACCTGGTTAGGAGTTTATCAAGCAATGACTCCTGGCGTTGACTTGAGTGATGCTCCGACTGTCAGACTAGATTTAGATAATGAACCCCAACCGGATGCGGTGCTATTGATTGAACCTGCTGTGGGTGGACAGACTCGATTAAGTAGCGATGATTATATTGAAGGTTCACCTGAGTTAATTGTGGAAGTTGCCGCCAGTAGTGCCGCCATCGATAGGGGCAGCAAAAAACAAGTTTATCGCCGTAACGGGGTTTTGGAGTATGTCATCTGGCAATCCTACGAGAATCAAATCGAATGGTTTTACCTTTGTGATGGCGACTATCACTTACTATCTCCCGATGCCGATGGCATCATTCGCTCTCAGGCGTTTCCTGGTTTGTGGTTAAAGGTGGAGGCATTGTTAAACAATCAGATGGCGCAGGTGTTGGAGGTGTTGCAGTTGGGATTAAATTCCTCTGAACATGGGGAGTTTGTCAAGCAATTGGGCAAAAATTAA
- a CDS encoding ABC transporter ATP-binding protein: MKIGIQQYWNLLVDYLKPQKSRMVKFAIALLVSIGLQILNPQILRYFIDTAVSGGDSQKLLLAALLFIGVALITQAMSITATFYGENVAWTATNNLRADLVEHCLTLDLSFHKYRTPGELVERIDGDVQNLSEFFSKFTIHILGNLLMVLGVIVVLFIEDWRAGLAILLFALTALSTLIKLRRISVFHWGGYRQFSAEFFGFLGEQLTGMEDIRANGAKNYVMQRFYTIIRNWLPIFHKARFADTILWVTTNGIFTLGSVIALIVGAYLWSQQTITIGTVYLLYYYTNILSEPIEQIRNQFEDLQQADASIYRITDLFQVQSQLLTSGEKLLPPGALSIAVENVCFSYNDREHDTEDLVLQDVFFNLPAGQVLGLLGRTGSGKSTLARLLLRLYDPQSGSIRLGGVPIDQTPLQELPRKVGLVTQDVQLFQTTVRNNLTFFNPDITSDRIYETIEMLGLSEWLHSLPNGLDTTLGLDSSGLSAGQAQLLAFTRVFLKDPGLVILDEASSRLDPMTERLIETAIDKLLMRRTAIIIAHRLATVERANQILILDKGKVSEYGEREQLAKNSHSRFAQLLQAGLTDLLV; the protein is encoded by the coding sequence ATGAAAATTGGAATACAGCAATACTGGAATTTACTTGTAGACTACCTTAAGCCGCAAAAGAGTAGGATGGTCAAATTTGCGATCGCACTACTCGTAAGCATCGGCTTACAAATCCTCAACCCCCAAATTCTACGTTATTTCATTGACACAGCTGTTAGTGGTGGGGATAGCCAAAAATTACTCTTAGCGGCCTTGCTATTTATTGGTGTAGCCTTAATCACCCAAGCAATGTCAATTACCGCCACATTCTACGGTGAAAACGTCGCCTGGACAGCTACTAATAATTTGCGTGCAGATTTAGTAGAGCATTGTTTGACACTAGATTTATCCTTCCACAAATACCGTACACCAGGGGAATTAGTGGAACGTATAGACGGCGATGTGCAGAATTTATCAGAATTTTTCTCGAAATTTACTATTCACATCTTGGGTAATTTACTCATGGTGTTGGGTGTGATAGTAGTCCTGTTTATAGAAGATTGGCGAGCCGGTTTAGCTATTTTATTGTTTGCTCTCACCGCCTTGTCTACTCTGATTAAGTTGCGTAGAATTTCAGTTTTCCATTGGGGAGGGTATCGCCAATTTAGTGCAGAGTTTTTTGGCTTCTTAGGTGAACAGCTAACCGGGATGGAAGACATCCGCGCCAATGGCGCAAAAAATTATGTCATGCAACGCTTCTATACAATAATTCGTAACTGGCTACCCATCTTTCATAAAGCCCGCTTTGCCGATACAATTCTTTGGGTGACAACCAACGGTATATTTACTTTAGGCAGTGTAATTGCTCTCATCGTTGGTGCTTACCTATGGAGTCAACAAACAATTACCATCGGTACAGTTTACCTATTGTATTACTACACTAATATTCTCAGCGAACCAATTGAACAGATTCGCAACCAATTTGAAGACCTCCAGCAAGCAGATGCGAGTATTTACCGCATCACAGACTTATTCCAAGTTCAATCTCAATTGCTTACAAGCGGCGAAAAATTACTTCCCCCAGGTGCGCTGTCTATAGCTGTCGAGAATGTCTGCTTTAGTTACAATGACCGGGAACATGATACTGAAGATTTAGTATTGCAAGATGTATTTTTTAATTTACCTGCGGGTCAGGTTTTGGGTTTACTGGGACGTACAGGAAGCGGAAAGTCTACTTTGGCGCGATTACTCTTGAGATTGTATGACCCACAATCAGGTTCAATTCGATTGGGGGGTGTACCTATCGACCAAACCCCACTCCAAGAATTACCGAGGAAAGTCGGGTTAGTAACTCAAGATGTGCAACTTTTTCAAACCACAGTTCGCAATAACCTAACTTTTTTCAATCCTGACATAACTAGCGATCGCATCTATGAAACAATAGAAATGTTGGGCTTGTCAGAATGGTTGCACTCTTTACCCAATGGCTTAGATACAACTCTAGGGCTAGATAGTAGCGGCTTGTCAGCAGGACAAGCGCAGCTATTAGCCTTTACCCGTGTATTTCTCAAAGACCCTGGCTTAGTAATTCTCGATGAAGCCTCTTCACGTCTTGACCCAATGACAGAAAGACTCATTGAAACAGCTATAGATAAATTATTGATGAGACGAACCGCCATTATTATTGCCCATCGTTTAGCAACCGTAGAAAGAGCCAATCAAATCTTAATTTTAGACAAAGGTAAGGTAAGTGAATACGGTGAAAGAGAACAACTAGCCAAAAATTCTCACTCACGTTTTGCCCAATTATTACAAGCTGGTTTAACAGATTTATTAGTTTAA